The following coding sequences are from one Salvelinus sp. IW2-2015 unplaced genomic scaffold, ASM291031v2 Un_scaffold6254, whole genome shotgun sequence window:
- the rpl18a gene encoding LOW QUALITY PROTEIN: large ribosomal subunit protein eL20 (The sequence of the model RefSeq protein was modified relative to this genomic sequence to represent the inferred CDS: inserted 2 bases in 1 codon), whose amino-acid sequence MKASGTLREYKVVGRLLPSVKKPLLFTRMRIFAPNHVVAKSRFWYFVSQLRKMKKANGETVYCGLVHEKTPLKVKNFGIWLRYDSRSGTHNMYREYRDLTTSAAVTQCYRDMGARHRARXHSIHIMKVQEIAANKCRRPAIKQFHDSKIKFPLPHRVLRRQTKPRFTTKRPNTFF is encoded by the exons CTTAGGGAGTACAAAGTCGTTGGGCGCCTCCTGCCCTCGGTTAAGAAACCCCTCCTCTTTACGCGCATGAGGATCTTCGCTCCTAACCACGTGGTGGCCAAGTCTCGCTTCTGGTACTTTGTCTCCCAGCTGAGGAAGATGAAGAAGGCCAACGGAGAGACAGTCTACTGTGGTCTG GTGCACGAGAAAACTCCCCTGAAGGTGAAGAACTTTGGGATCTGGTTGCGTTACGACTCCCGTAGCGGAACCCACAACATGTACAGAGAATACAGAGACCTGACCACCTCTGCAGCCGTCACCCAGTGCT aTCGTGATATGGGCGCTCGCCATCGTGCCCG TCACTCCATCCACATCATGAAGGTGCAGGAGATCGCTGCCAATAAGTGCCGCAGACCTGCCATCAAGCAGTTCCAC GACTCCAAGATCAAGTTCCCCCTGCCCCACAGGGTCCTGCGTCGTCAAACAAAGCCCCGCTTCACCACCAAGAGACCAAACACCTTCTTCTAA